From the Nocardiopsis changdeensis genome, one window contains:
- a CDS encoding Bug family tripartite tricarboxylate transporter substrate binding protein → MIGDKGLIAPAAGAVLVLVTGFFAVQDAMGQDEGSLARSALTVIAPAAAGGGWDLAAREFQQATRTESIVNSVQVVNVPGAGGTIGLGQLRQLEADPATVMITGAAMVGGVEMGGSSARLSDVTPIARLTDDFEVIAVPADSPWETLEEFLDDWREDPTIPVGGGSAGSPDHLVAGQLAEAAGLDPADLHYTPHAGGGELTLSLLSDANGTVRIGVSGFNDFRDLIEGGRLRALAVVAPERLEGVDVPTTAELGYPSVDLVNWRGIVAAPGISDEEQAELLAITEEMYRAGSWQEAIDRNRWEPNWAGPEEFTGFIAEEETRTRALMIDLGLIDEA, encoded by the coding sequence ATGATCGGCGACAAGGGGCTCATCGCACCCGCCGCGGGCGCGGTCCTGGTACTGGTGACCGGCTTCTTCGCGGTCCAGGACGCGATGGGGCAGGACGAGGGCTCGCTGGCCCGCTCGGCCCTGACCGTGATCGCCCCGGCGGCGGCCGGGGGCGGCTGGGACCTGGCCGCCCGCGAGTTCCAGCAGGCGACCAGGACCGAGTCGATCGTCAACAGCGTCCAGGTGGTGAACGTCCCCGGCGCGGGGGGCACGATCGGGCTGGGCCAGTTGCGGCAGCTGGAAGCCGACCCCGCCACCGTGATGATCACCGGCGCGGCGATGGTCGGCGGCGTGGAGATGGGCGGGTCCTCGGCACGGCTGAGCGACGTGACCCCGATCGCCCGGCTGACCGACGACTTCGAGGTCATCGCGGTGCCCGCGGACTCCCCGTGGGAGACCCTGGAGGAGTTCCTCGACGACTGGCGGGAGGACCCGACCATCCCCGTCGGCGGAGGGTCGGCGGGCTCCCCCGACCACCTGGTCGCCGGACAGCTGGCCGAGGCGGCCGGGCTCGATCCGGCGGACCTGCACTACACACCGCACGCCGGAGGCGGCGAGCTCACCCTGTCCCTGCTCTCCGACGCCAACGGCACCGTGCGGATCGGGGTCAGCGGATTCAACGACTTCCGCGACCTCATCGAGGGGGGCCGGCTGCGCGCCCTGGCCGTGGTCGCCCCCGAACGCCTGGAGGGCGTGGACGTACCGACCACGGCGGAACTCGGCTACCCCTCCGTGGACCTGGTCAACTGGCGCGGCATCGTCGCCGCCCCCGGGATCTCCGACGAGGAGCAGGCCGAGCTGCTGGCGATCACCGAGGAGATGTACCGGGCCGGGTCCTGGCAGGAGGCGATCGACCGCAACCGCTGGGAACCCAACTGGGCCGGGCCGGAGGAGTTCACCGGCTTCATCGCCGAGGAGGAGACCCGGACCCGCGCACTCATGATCGACCTCGGCCTCATCGACGAGGCCTGA
- a CDS encoding GntR family transcriptional regulator: MTTKRVFSKSEYAYEEIKQRILTDALHPGAAVNQEGVAAELGISTTPVREAFKRLASEGLMVLATHKDARVSELTFAEAQSLYEIRLNIDPLAARWAAERRTDADVAAIRKAVGDLHPLTGTAGIPALTAHREFHRAVYRASHNQPMIEILDSLWDKADRYRQFTLKYRTDSEAEIERVRAEHQALADAVADGDGARAAEVMRAHISQSLGRQAMEELRSRETAGG, translated from the coding sequence GTGACGACGAAGCGGGTCTTCAGCAAGAGCGAGTACGCCTATGAGGAGATCAAGCAGCGCATCCTCACCGATGCCCTGCACCCCGGGGCCGCGGTGAACCAGGAGGGTGTCGCCGCCGAACTGGGCATCTCGACCACGCCGGTACGCGAGGCCTTCAAGCGCCTGGCCAGCGAAGGGCTGATGGTGCTGGCCACGCACAAGGACGCCCGGGTGTCCGAGCTGACCTTCGCCGAAGCCCAGAGCCTGTACGAGATCCGCCTCAACATCGACCCCCTGGCCGCCCGGTGGGCCGCCGAGCGCCGCACCGACGCCGACGTCGCGGCCATCCGAAAGGCCGTCGGTGACCTGCACCCGCTGACCGGCACCGCCGGGATCCCGGCGCTCACCGCCCACCGCGAGTTCCACCGCGCCGTCTACCGGGCCTCGCACAACCAGCCCATGATCGAGATCCTCGACAGCCTGTGGGACAAGGCCGACCGCTATCGCCAGTTCACGTTGAAGTACCGGACGGACTCCGAGGCGGAGATAGAGCGCGTCCGCGCCGAACACCAAGCGCTCGCCGACGCCGTGGCGGACGGCGACGGGGCACGGGCCGCGGAGGTCATGCGCGCGCACATCTCCCAGAGCCTCGGGCGGCAGGCCATGGAGGAGCTCCGGTCGAGGGAGACGGCGGGCGGCTGA
- a CDS encoding universal stress protein — MTVVLAHAPVDSAEAAFGAAVRQASLQGWDLVIANAASHDAPADTRAVGGSTLQSLVERARQEGVQARAVHLADSDAAAALLNLTEKADAELLVIGVRHRSAIGKLLVGSTAQRLILEAKCPVLSVKA, encoded by the coding sequence ATGACGGTTGTACTGGCCCACGCCCCGGTGGATTCCGCCGAGGCGGCGTTCGGGGCGGCGGTGCGGCAGGCCTCTCTTCAGGGGTGGGATCTGGTGATCGCCAACGCCGCCTCGCACGACGCCCCGGCCGACACCCGCGCGGTGGGGGGTTCCACGCTCCAGAGCCTCGTCGAGCGCGCCCGACAGGAGGGCGTACAGGCGCGAGCGGTGCACCTGGCCGACTCCGATGCGGCGGCGGCGCTGCTGAACCTGACCGAAAAGGCGGACGCCGAACTCCTGGTCATCGGGGTCCGCCACCGGTCGGCGATCGGAAAACTGCTCGTGGGCAGCACGGCGCAGCGCCTGATCCTGGAGGCGAAGTGCCCGGTCCTGTCGGTGAAGGCCTGA
- a CDS encoding NAD(P)-dependent alcohol dehydrogenase, with translation MRTTDGWRATGPTELRRVRLERRDLRPDDIAVRVDYCGVCHSDLHALGTHDRHAEAPLVPGHEFTGVVAGTGSEVTAFSVGDRVAVGNIVDSCGECAMCEAGQENFCRSFPTLTYGGTDRRDGSTTLGGYSREYVVRDAFAHPLPAGLDPAAAAPLMCAGVTVWEPLRSLGVGPGSRVAVAGLGGLGHLAVKMAVALGATTTVISRTQDKHDDARELGAHDLIASTDPRQMAAARDTFDVLIDTVSAPHDLAPYLKLVAMDGTLSLLGYLGPVAVETTDLLIGRKKLGSAGSGGRPATAEMLRFCADHSITADVEILPSSQVNTALDRLRRNDVRYRFVLDMSDLD, from the coding sequence ATGCGGACGACCGACGGATGGCGGGCCACCGGCCCGACAGAACTGCGGCGTGTCCGACTGGAGCGCCGTGACCTGCGCCCGGACGATATCGCGGTGCGGGTCGACTACTGCGGCGTGTGCCACAGCGACCTGCACGCCCTGGGCACCCACGACCGGCATGCGGAAGCGCCCCTGGTCCCCGGCCACGAATTCACCGGCGTCGTGGCCGGAACCGGCTCCGAAGTGACCGCCTTCTCGGTCGGCGACCGCGTCGCGGTGGGCAACATCGTCGACTCCTGCGGCGAGTGCGCCATGTGCGAAGCCGGACAGGAGAACTTCTGCCGCTCCTTCCCGACCTTGACCTACGGCGGGACCGACCGGCGGGACGGATCGACCACCCTGGGCGGCTACTCCCGCGAGTACGTCGTGCGCGACGCCTTCGCCCACCCGCTCCCCGCCGGGCTCGACCCGGCCGCGGCCGCCCCGCTGATGTGCGCCGGCGTCACCGTCTGGGAACCCCTGCGCTCCCTCGGCGTGGGCCCCGGCAGCCGCGTCGCCGTGGCCGGCCTCGGCGGCCTGGGCCACCTCGCGGTCAAGATGGCCGTGGCACTGGGGGCCACCACGACCGTCATCAGCCGCACCCAGGACAAGCACGACGACGCCCGGGAACTCGGGGCCCACGACCTCATCGCCTCCACTGACCCCCGACAGATGGCCGCCGCCCGCGACACCTTCGACGTCCTCATCGACACCGTCTCCGCCCCGCACGACCTCGCCCCGTATCTGAAACTGGTGGCGATGGACGGCACCCTCAGCCTTCTCGGGTACCTGGGCCCCGTCGCCGTCGAGACCACCGACCTGCTCATCGGCCGCAAGAAGCTCGGTTCCGCGGGCAGCGGAGGCCGCCCGGCGACAGCAGAGATGCTCCGATTCTGCGCCGACCACAGCATCACCGCCGACGTCGAGATACTCCCGTCGTCACAGGTGAACACGGCTCTCGACCGCCTTCGGCGAAACGACGTCCGCTACCGCTTCGTGCTCGACATGTCCGACCTGGACTGA
- a CDS encoding tripartite tricarboxylate transporter TctB family protein, translated as MSDTTLDPSPTTDPPGDREPARPLSFWEGRGELLIGAVLLLMAAVLALGNLGMDVIGDGGLLGPQGFGWFVAALAAVVGALLVASTLRRTPERRRALAEQEGTNWRAVGLVLTGVIAFSALIDIVGWLVMATLMFATVATGLGNRNLLRNLTVGFVMAATVQIVFSGMLGLNLPSGLLGGL; from the coding sequence ATGTCCGACACCACCCTTGACCCGTCCCCCACCACCGACCCGCCGGGAGACCGTGAGCCGGCGCGCCCCCTGTCCTTCTGGGAAGGACGCGGCGAACTGCTCATCGGCGCCGTCCTGCTGCTCATGGCGGCGGTCCTGGCCCTGGGGAACCTCGGGATGGACGTCATCGGCGACGGGGGCCTGCTCGGCCCCCAGGGCTTCGGCTGGTTCGTCGCCGCGCTCGCGGCGGTCGTCGGTGCCCTGCTGGTCGCCTCGACGCTGCGGCGCACCCCCGAGCGCCGCCGCGCACTGGCCGAGCAGGAGGGCACCAACTGGCGCGCCGTCGGCCTGGTGCTGACCGGTGTCATCGCCTTCAGCGCCCTGATCGACATCGTGGGCTGGCTCGTCATGGCCACCCTGATGTTCGCGACCGTGGCCACCGGCCTGGGCAACCGCAACCTGCTGCGCAACCTCACCGTCGGGTTCGTCATGGCGGCCACCGTCCAGATCGTGTTCAGCGGCATGCTCGGCCTCAACCTCCCGTCCGGCCTGTTGGGAGGTCTGTGA
- a CDS encoding tripartite tricarboxylate transporter permease, which produces MEQLTHLLGGFGDVLTPMNLVWIVVGAFLGTAVGVMPGLGSAMAVALLLPMTFTLDPLAALILFSGVYFGGLFGDSTAGILMNTPGNSTAIATTFEGHTMARNGRAPQALATSAIGAFVGGLLATVLVVFFAPTMADLATEFGPGEYFALALFAFVAISSIVSESPLKGLAALAIGLGLALVGTDQSTGTARFTFGVPALFDGISVVVITVAVLAVGEVLHAAGRVGHRGAHEIVPSAGRPWLSGRDFRAALPAWLRGAGIGVPFGIIPAGGAEVPTFLAYSTERQLDKRRREPRFGKGAIQGVAAPEAAGNATAGSAMGALLSLGLPTSATAAVLLAAFQQYGMQPGPLLFERNGDIVWALLAGLLLATVVLLVINLPFAPLWAKLLLLPQSYLYAGITVFACLGVYATGASKTDLAIMCVLGALAFVMRRTGVPLAPILIAVILGPLAEYSLRDAMANSGNDPLTLVGSPITITLYGLLLLGLVWTLWRRFRPAVPTRPADEEGAEAHDRV; this is translated from the coding sequence ATGGAGCAACTGACACACCTGCTCGGCGGGTTCGGCGACGTCCTCACCCCGATGAACCTCGTGTGGATCGTCGTCGGCGCCTTCCTGGGCACCGCGGTGGGCGTGATGCCGGGCCTGGGGTCGGCCATGGCCGTCGCGCTGCTGCTGCCGATGACCTTCACACTGGATCCCCTCGCCGCGCTCATCCTGTTCAGCGGCGTCTACTTCGGCGGGCTCTTCGGCGACTCCACCGCGGGCATCCTGATGAACACCCCGGGCAACAGCACCGCGATCGCCACCACCTTCGAGGGCCACACCATGGCCCGCAACGGGCGGGCCCCGCAGGCGCTGGCGACCTCCGCCATCGGCGCCTTCGTCGGCGGTCTGCTGGCCACCGTACTGGTGGTGTTCTTCGCCCCCACCATGGCCGACCTGGCGACCGAGTTCGGACCCGGCGAGTACTTCGCCCTGGCGCTGTTCGCCTTCGTGGCCATCTCCTCCATCGTCTCCGAGTCGCCGCTCAAGGGCCTGGCCGCGCTGGCCATCGGCCTGGGGCTCGCCCTGGTGGGCACCGACCAGTCCACGGGCACCGCACGCTTCACCTTCGGGGTTCCGGCCCTGTTCGACGGGATCAGCGTCGTGGTGATCACCGTGGCCGTGCTGGCGGTGGGCGAGGTACTCCACGCCGCGGGACGCGTGGGCCACCGCGGAGCGCACGAGATCGTGCCCTCCGCGGGTCGCCCCTGGCTGTCGGGGCGGGACTTCCGCGCCGCTCTGCCCGCATGGCTCAGGGGTGCGGGTATCGGCGTGCCCTTCGGGATCATCCCGGCCGGCGGGGCCGAGGTCCCCACCTTCCTCGCCTACAGCACCGAGCGCCAACTGGACAAACGCCGCAGGGAACCCCGGTTCGGCAAGGGCGCCATCCAGGGCGTGGCCGCACCCGAGGCCGCGGGCAACGCCACCGCCGGAAGCGCGATGGGCGCGCTGCTGTCCCTGGGCCTGCCGACCTCGGCGACGGCCGCGGTCCTGCTGGCGGCCTTCCAGCAGTACGGCATGCAGCCCGGCCCGCTGCTGTTCGAGCGCAACGGCGACATCGTCTGGGCGCTGTTGGCCGGACTGCTGCTGGCCACGGTGGTGCTCCTGGTCATCAACCTGCCCTTCGCCCCGCTCTGGGCGAAACTACTGCTGCTGCCCCAGTCCTACCTCTACGCGGGCATCACCGTCTTCGCCTGCCTCGGCGTCTACGCCACCGGCGCCAGCAAGACCGACCTGGCCATCATGTGCGTCCTGGGCGCGCTGGCCTTCGTCATGCGGCGCACCGGGGTGCCGCTGGCCCCGATCCTCATCGCCGTCATCCTGGGCCCGCTGGCGGAGTACTCCCTGCGCGACGCCATGGCCAACTCCGGCAACGACCCGCTCACCCTGGTCGGCAGTCCCATCACCATCACCCTGTACGGCCTCCTCCTGCTCGGACTGGTCTGGACCCTGTGGCGGAGGTTCCGCCCCGCCGTCCCGACCCGCCCTGCGGACGAGGAGGGAGCGGAGGCGCACGACCGGGTCTGA
- a CDS encoding GrpB family protein produces the protein MTPPAIAIADYDPRWPGMASAAIAGLQEAGPRLFTEIEHIGATSVPGLAAKPVIDLMAATASLQGVSDHEPALARLGFTPHENGMTDRLLYVRAPGGVRTHILHVVTRASWPTRNQRILRDHLRSHPEEAARYADLKRRLAATAVAPGEYTEAKTAFIQEVTDRARRERGLPPEAVWEKRPHGPHG, from the coding sequence ATGACACCCCCAGCGATAGCGATCGCCGACTACGACCCGCGCTGGCCCGGTATGGCTTCTGCCGCCATCGCCGGACTCCAGGAGGCCGGCCCCAGGCTGTTCACGGAGATCGAGCACATCGGGGCCACCTCCGTCCCGGGGCTCGCGGCCAAACCCGTCATCGACCTGATGGCGGCCACCGCGTCCCTGCAAGGGGTTAGCGACCACGAGCCCGCCCTGGCCCGTCTCGGCTTCACCCCGCACGAGAACGGCATGACCGACCGGCTGCTCTACGTGCGCGCCCCAGGCGGGGTGCGCACGCACATCCTGCACGTCGTCACCCGGGCGAGCTGGCCCACCCGCAACCAGAGGATCCTCCGCGACCACCTGCGCTCCCACCCGGAGGAGGCGGCACGCTATGCGGATCTGAAGCGCAGACTCGCGGCCACCGCTGTCGCCCCGGGCGAGTACACCGAGGCGAAGACCGCGTTCATCCAGGAAGTGACCGACCGCGCGCGCAGGGAGCGCGGCCTGCCACCCGAAGCGGTCTGGGAGAAGCGCCCCCACGGCCCACACGGGTGA
- a CDS encoding serine/threonine protein kinase: MRSPIADRYRLDEVIAAGGMGTVWRGHDTRLNRPVAVKLLRDTTAADTEGARRRFEHEAMAAARLQGPGFAAVYDHGEAVADGEKIAYLVMELVEGASLSTLVGSGEPLAPERAMEIVAAVADTLQVVHGAGIIHRDIKPGNVLVTQDGEVKLVDFGIARINDVTSLTSTGVALGTLSYASPEQLNMRGLTHATDIYSLGAVAYQCLAGKPPFDSNDHAAVIAAHLTAEPPPLPDRVPEPIRHVVLRALEKDPRDRWASAEEFATACRDAAAGDPTVLSRRAPGRGRRGHGMWSWRGGFVAAAVAALLLLTTALAWSPLTGGDDPSAVADGGGTVAATGTDDDPTDGGGPSDPDPSGDARETPDESASSSDGGEASAEGTSGGADDESDDGSGEEPDGSGGGGGTAGSGGGGGGGGGSGSTDGTVPAVVGMSTSEAKSALQASGFTNIQGTPGYGPPSGEGRFIPESCEVLRQSPEPGTTLDKSEPVQLTYYYVGSNCGFPPSYN, encoded by the coding sequence GTGAGATCCCCGATCGCGGACCGCTACCGCCTCGACGAGGTCATCGCCGCAGGCGGTATGGGAACGGTCTGGCGAGGCCACGACACCCGGCTGAACCGCCCGGTCGCGGTCAAGCTTCTGAGGGATACCACCGCCGCGGACACCGAGGGCGCGCGCAGGCGGTTCGAACACGAGGCCATGGCCGCGGCCAGGCTCCAGGGCCCCGGCTTCGCGGCCGTGTACGACCACGGCGAGGCCGTCGCCGATGGGGAGAAGATCGCCTACCTGGTGATGGAACTGGTCGAGGGGGCGTCACTGTCCACGCTGGTCGGGAGCGGGGAGCCGCTCGCGCCCGAGCGGGCGATGGAGATCGTCGCCGCGGTCGCCGACACCCTCCAGGTCGTCCACGGCGCGGGGATCATCCACCGCGACATCAAACCCGGCAACGTCCTCGTCACCCAGGACGGGGAGGTCAAGCTCGTCGACTTCGGCATCGCCCGGATCAACGACGTGACCTCGCTGACGTCCACCGGCGTCGCGCTGGGAACGCTCTCCTACGCCTCCCCCGAACAGCTCAACATGCGTGGACTCACCCACGCCACCGACATCTACTCCCTCGGCGCGGTCGCCTACCAGTGCCTGGCCGGGAAGCCGCCCTTCGACTCCAACGACCACGCCGCCGTCATCGCGGCCCACCTGACCGCCGAACCGCCCCCGCTTCCCGACCGGGTCCCGGAGCCGATCCGGCACGTGGTCCTCAGAGCGCTCGAGAAGGATCCGCGGGACCGGTGGGCCTCGGCGGAGGAGTTCGCCACGGCCTGCCGGGACGCCGCCGCCGGGGACCCGACGGTGCTGAGCCGGCGCGCCCCCGGCAGGGGGCGGAGGGGGCACGGAATGTGGTCCTGGCGAGGCGGGTTCGTGGCGGCCGCCGTGGCCGCCCTGCTGCTCCTGACCACGGCACTGGCCTGGTCCCCGCTGACGGGGGGCGACGACCCCTCGGCCGTCGCGGACGGGGGCGGCACCGTCGCGGCCACCGGGACCGACGACGACCCGACCGACGGCGGCGGACCGTCGGATCCCGACCCGAGCGGCGATGCGCGGGAGACGCCCGACGAGTCGGCCTCCTCCTCGGACGGCGGGGAGGCGTCGGCGGAAGGCACGTCGGGCGGGGCCGACGACGAGTCGGACGACGGCTCCGGGGAGGAGCCGGACGGCTCCGGCGGCGGGGGAGGCACCGCCGGTTCGGGGGGCGGGGGTGGCGGCGGAGGCGGTTCGGGCTCGACCGACGGAACGGTCCCCGCCGTCGTCGGGATGTCGACGAGCGAGGCCAAGAGCGCCCTCCAGGCGAGCGGCTTCACGAACATCCAGGGCACCCCCGGCTACGGTCCCCCCAGCGGCGAGGGCAGGTTCATCCCCGAGTCGTGCGAGGTGCTGAGGCAGTCCCCTGAACCCGGTACGACCCTGGACAAGAGCGAACCGGTGCAGCTGACCTACTACTACGTGGGCAGCAACTGCGGCTTCCCTCCCTCCTACAACTGA
- a CDS encoding TetR family transcriptional regulator produces MPERPQTSRGAATYQRILDAATEEFAQYGIAGARIERIVAAARTNKAQLYAYFGDKERLFDAILLDSLERITNVVPIDADDLAEWAVRLYDEYLRRPDLIRLATWTRLERRPAGHLVEMHQHYDDRKLTAIAEAQAAGRVRAGDPFDIMAMVIAMSMAWSPVSNVYAASSREADDVHDQRRALLRDCVRKATAAD; encoded by the coding sequence ATGCCGGAACGACCGCAGACCTCGCGAGGCGCCGCGACCTACCAGCGCATCCTGGACGCCGCCACCGAAGAGTTCGCCCAGTACGGCATCGCCGGGGCGCGCATCGAGCGCATCGTGGCGGCGGCGCGCACCAATAAGGCCCAGCTCTACGCCTACTTCGGCGACAAGGAGCGGCTCTTCGACGCGATCCTCCTCGACTCGCTGGAGCGCATCACCAACGTCGTGCCCATCGACGCCGACGATCTGGCGGAGTGGGCCGTCCGTCTGTACGACGAATACCTGCGCCGTCCCGACCTCATCCGGTTGGCGACCTGGACACGGCTGGAGCGTCGGCCCGCCGGGCACCTCGTCGAGATGCACCAGCACTACGACGACCGCAAGCTCACGGCCATCGCCGAGGCCCAGGCCGCCGGGCGGGTCCGCGCGGGCGACCCGTTCGACATCATGGCCATGGTCATCGCCATGTCCATGGCCTGGTCTCCGGTCAGCAACGTGTACGCGGCCAGCAGTCGGGAAGCCGATGACGTACACGACCAGCGCCGCGCCCTGCTCCGCGACTGCGTCCGAAAAGCCACCGCGGCCGACTGA
- the acnA gene encoding aconitate hydratase AcnA, with translation MSIDSHRSRRRLRTTTGSVEFFHLGAVPGTEDLPFAHKVMLENLLRHEDGDLVSAADIEALVAGRVGSHEIAFHPSRVFLHDTNGVPVLTDLAALRDAVAERGGDPAAVDGAIPAELTVDHSVSTDFFARPDAPALNVRREYERNRERYRFLKWGQQALSTLKVVPPGAGIMHQINVEYLARVVEVRDGLAFPDTVAGTDSHTTMVNGLSVLAWGVGGIEAEAALLGQPVSMLIPPVVGVELVGELRPGVTATDLVLTVTERMRGLGVVGAIVEFFGPGVAATSLATRCTLANMSPEFGSTAALFPVDRNTLDYLRLTGRPEEQVHLVEAYAKEQGLWHDPAGRPRFDRTVTVDLDGITPSLAGPRRPQDRLDLGDTRRALREALPEHPRDDTDTGGGGTGDGPRDGAVAIAAITSCTNTSNPAVMIAAGLLARNATRLGLRPRPWVKTSLAPGSRVVVDYLERAGLMGDLEALGFGLVGFGCMTCIGNSGALLPEVEAAVGERGLVAASVTSGNRNFDGRINNDVSLNFLASPPLVVAFALAGTVDIDLTAEPLGTGADGGPVMLADLWPGEAEVDAVARACIEPSLYTGVYGTLFDGDDNWRGLDAPEGPVFAWDRESTYLRRPPFLDRATGTTPPGQRDITGARVLQLLGDSVTTDHICPAGRIPAASAAGRFLTGQGVAERELNTYASRRGNWQVMLRGGFANPRLENRTTPGLPGGKAVDLGPDGADRITDDVHVIAERHLERGQDLIVIGGKEYGTGSSRDWAAKVTALLGVRAVIAESFERIHRSNLVGMGVLPLQFEDGQSAQSLGLTGREEYTVAGMEGRPEVPARLRVTARHLTTGDVVEFTVRARLDTSRERLYHRHGGLLPYILDRAFRASARG, from the coding sequence ATGTCGATCGATTCACACCGCAGCCGGCGGAGGCTGCGGACCACTACGGGCAGTGTCGAGTTCTTCCACCTCGGTGCCGTACCGGGAACCGAGGACCTGCCCTTCGCGCACAAGGTGATGCTGGAGAACCTGCTACGCCACGAGGACGGCGACCTCGTCTCGGCCGCCGACATCGAGGCGCTCGTCGCGGGCCGCGTCGGCTCCCACGAGATCGCCTTCCACCCCTCGCGGGTCTTCCTGCACGACACCAACGGCGTGCCCGTGCTGACCGACCTGGCCGCCCTACGCGACGCCGTGGCCGAACGCGGCGGGGACCCGGCCGCCGTCGACGGCGCCATCCCGGCCGAGCTGACGGTCGACCACTCGGTGTCCACCGACTTCTTCGCCCGCCCCGACGCCCCCGCCCTCAACGTGCGGCGCGAGTACGAGCGCAACCGCGAGCGCTACCGCTTCCTCAAGTGGGGGCAGCAGGCACTGAGCACCCTGAAGGTGGTGCCGCCCGGCGCGGGGATCATGCACCAGATCAACGTCGAGTACCTGGCCCGGGTGGTCGAGGTACGCGACGGCCTCGCCTTCCCCGACACCGTGGCCGGGACCGACTCCCACACCACCATGGTCAACGGCCTGTCGGTGCTGGCCTGGGGTGTGGGCGGCATCGAGGCCGAGGCCGCCCTGCTGGGCCAGCCCGTCTCGATGCTCATCCCGCCCGTGGTCGGGGTCGAACTGGTCGGGGAGCTGCGGCCCGGGGTGACCGCCACCGACCTGGTCCTCACCGTCACCGAGCGGATGCGGGGCCTGGGCGTGGTCGGGGCGATCGTGGAGTTCTTCGGGCCCGGCGTGGCCGCGACGAGCCTGGCCACCCGGTGCACCCTGGCCAACATGAGCCCGGAGTTCGGGTCGACCGCAGCGCTCTTCCCCGTCGACCGCAACACCCTGGACTACCTCCGCCTCACCGGACGCCCCGAGGAGCAGGTACACCTGGTGGAGGCCTACGCCAAAGAACAGGGGCTCTGGCACGACCCGGCCGGCCGCCCCCGCTTCGACCGGACCGTCACGGTGGACCTGGACGGGATCACCCCCAGCCTGGCCGGACCCCGGCGCCCCCAGGACCGCCTGGACCTGGGCGACACCCGGCGCGCACTGCGGGAGGCCCTCCCCGAACACCCGCGGGACGACACGGACACCGGGGGCGGGGGCACCGGCGACGGGCCCCGGGACGGTGCGGTCGCCATCGCCGCCATCACCTCCTGCACCAACACCTCCAACCCGGCGGTGATGATCGCCGCCGGACTGCTGGCCCGCAACGCGACCCGCCTCGGCCTGCGCCCCCGCCCCTGGGTCAAGACCAGCCTGGCCCCCGGCTCCCGCGTCGTGGTGGACTACCTGGAACGCGCCGGGCTGATGGGAGACCTGGAGGCCCTGGGATTCGGCCTGGTCGGCTTCGGCTGCATGACCTGTATCGGCAACTCCGGGGCCCTCCTGCCGGAGGTGGAGGCCGCGGTCGGGGAACGAGGGCTCGTGGCGGCCTCGGTGACCTCGGGCAACCGCAACTTCGACGGGCGGATCAACAACGACGTCTCCCTGAACTTCCTCGCCTCCCCGCCCCTGGTGGTGGCCTTCGCCCTGGCCGGCACGGTCGACATCGACCTGACCGCCGAACCGCTCGGCACCGGCGCGGACGGCGGGCCCGTGATGCTCGCGGACCTGTGGCCCGGCGAGGCCGAGGTGGACGCGGTGGCCCGGGCCTGCATCGAGCCGTCCTTGTACACCGGGGTCTACGGCACCCTCTTCGACGGGGACGACAACTGGAGGGGCCTGGACGCCCCCGAGGGACCCGTCTTCGCCTGGGATCGCGAGTCGACCTACCTCCGGCGGCCCCCGTTCCTGGACCGCGCGACAGGCACCACGCCCCCCGGGCAGCGCGACATCACCGGTGCCCGGGTCCTGCAACTGCTCGGCGACTCGGTCACCACCGACCACATCTGCCCCGCCGGGCGCATCCCCGCCGCGAGCGCGGCCGGACGCTTCCTCACCGGACAGGGCGTGGCGGAGCGGGAGCTGAACACCTACGCCTCACGCCGCGGCAACTGGCAGGTCATGCTGCGCGGCGGCTTCGCCAACCCGCGGCTGGAGAACCGGACGACCCCCGGCCTGCCGGGCGGGAAGGCCGTCGACCTCGGCCCGGACGGGGCCGACCGCATCACAGACGACGTGCACGTGATCGCCGAACGCCACCTGGAGAGGGGGCAGGACCTGATCGTGATCGGCGGCAAGGAGTACGGGACCGGTTCGTCCCGTGACTGGGCGGCCAAGGTCACCGCCCTGCTGGGCGTGCGGGCCGTGATCGCCGAGTCCTTCGAGCGCATCCACCGCTCCAACCTGGTCGGCATGGGGGTGCTGCCGCTCCAGTTCGAGGACGGGCAGAGCGCACAGAGCCTGGGGCTGACGGGGCGGGAGGAGTACACCGTCGCCGGGATGGAGGGCCGGCCCGAGGTGCCCGCCCGCCTTCGCGTCACCGCCCGGCACCTGACCACGGGCGACGTCGTGGAATTCACCGTACGGGCCCGGTTGGACACCTCGCGGGAGCGGCTCTACCACCGGCACGGCGGACTCCTGCCCTACATCCTGGACCGGGCGTTCCGGGCATCAGCACGCGGTTGA